The following are encoded together in the Candidatus Zixiibacteriota bacterium genome:
- a CDS encoding DUF2007 domain-containing protein, translating into MPYCPNCKAEYNAGVKKCSDCNIPLVEKLPEEPKEELEPIKYKLLRNLPSRLYAEMLKESLRNSGINSVIKGDDIGIMLGSYSTTSPVEISLWVPEEDWEEANQIADGMLNHI; encoded by the coding sequence ATGCCCTATTGTCCAAATTGTAAAGCCGAGTACAATGCCGGGGTGAAAAAATGCAGCGACTGCAACATCCCTCTGGTTGAGAAACTTCCTGAGGAACCTAAAGAGGAGCTCGAACCAATCAAGTATAAACTTCTTCGCAACTTACCCAGCCGGTTATATGCCGAGATGCTCAAGGAATCCCTGAGAAATTCAGGAATAAACTCGGTTATCAAAGGGGATGATATCGGCATAATGTTGGGCAGCTATTCCACCACCTCGCCAGTGGAGATCAGCTTGTGGGTTCCGGAAGAGGACTGGGAAGAAGCCAACCAGATTGCGGACGGGATGTTAAATCATATTTAG